The proteins below are encoded in one region of Leptotrichia sp. oral taxon 218:
- the purE gene encoding 5-(carboxyamino)imidazole ribonucleotide mutase, with product MKVAIFFGSQSDTDKMRGAANCLREFGIEFEAYVLSAHRVPEKLEEVLADVEKRGAEVIIAGAGLAAHLPGVIASKTILPVVGVPLNGALEGLDALYSIVQMPKSIPVATVGINNSYNSGMLAVQILAIKYPEIREKLVTFRKEMKAKFIADNEKKVEL from the coding sequence ATGAAAGTAGCAATATTTTTTGGAAGTCAGTCAGATACTGACAAAATGAGAGGTGCAGCAAATTGTTTGAGAGAATTTGGGATTGAGTTTGAGGCTTATGTATTGTCGGCTCACAGAGTTCCTGAAAAATTGGAAGAAGTTTTGGCTGATGTTGAAAAAAGAGGTGCAGAAGTGATTATTGCTGGAGCTGGACTTGCGGCACATTTACCTGGAGTTATTGCTTCAAAAACAATACTGCCAGTAGTTGGAGTGCCTTTAAATGGTGCACTTGAAGGATTGGATGCACTTTATTCGATTGTTCAAATGCCAAAATCTATTCCAGTAGCAACTGTTGGAATTAATAACTCATACAATTCAGGAATGTTGGCAGTACAAATTCTTGCAATAAAATATCCTGAAATTAGAGAAAAATTGGTTACATTTAGAAAAGAAATGAAAGCTAAATTTATTGCTGATAATGAGAAAAAAGTTGAATTATAA
- a CDS encoding DUF3829 domain-containing protein: MNKKRLFLVIITFLFIISCQSNQEDGIPIEQILHFPEKTENKKINYYDKEYSKELDIRNKKGEYSLILSGYAYSPDKDAYYNVYRSSFLDRNGNFVKGTPKNIEDFLVYEKVMDVGLGKFYKEIDNLEKVQKKEPKLADLDKYVQDWINILREERAKIKEIRSYYETGEYKKDDYSKGKILNDEYLKILYKRKQIFRTLNKKVKQEDYEEEKTIISNSISDDNLYMNLRKLNLLMGIFDDRLYDWNEISIGKNEKFNVDIKNQKRYRAELELILMEVEKQLKKTKELTTDSKIYSMYLKKDVYIKILEQGDKGVELSKKILDKIDNKNYDNLNALAVDNVVNTLEMYINIRQNLIVK, from the coding sequence ATGAATAAAAAACGATTATTCTTAGTGATTATAACTTTTCTGTTTATTATAAGCTGTCAGTCAAATCAGGAAGATGGAATACCAATAGAGCAAATATTACATTTTCCAGAAAAAACTGAAAATAAGAAGATAAATTATTATGATAAAGAATACTCAAAGGAACTAGATATAAGAAATAAAAAAGGTGAGTATAGCCTGATTTTATCAGGTTATGCTTATTCACCAGATAAAGATGCATATTATAATGTTTACAGGTCAAGCTTCTTAGATAGAAATGGTAATTTTGTAAAAGGAACACCTAAGAATATTGAGGATTTTCTTGTATATGAAAAAGTAATGGATGTTGGATTAGGAAAGTTTTATAAAGAGATTGACAATCTTGAAAAAGTACAAAAAAAAGAGCCTAAATTAGCAGATCTCGATAAGTATGTACAGGATTGGATAAATATTCTACGAGAAGAGAGAGCAAAAATAAAAGAAATTAGAAGTTATTATGAAACTGGAGAATATAAAAAAGATGATTATTCAAAAGGCAAAATTTTAAATGATGAATATTTAAAAATTTTATATAAAAGAAAACAAATATTTAGAACACTTAATAAGAAAGTGAAACAAGAAGATTACGAGGAAGAAAAAACAATAATATCAAATTCCATATCTGATGATAATTTATACATGAATTTAAGAAAATTAAATCTATTAATGGGAATTTTTGATGACAGATTATATGACTGGAATGAGATTTCTATTGGAAAAAATGAAAAATTTAATGTTGATATAAAGAATCAGAAGAGATACAGGGCAGAATTAGAGTTAATTTTAATGGAAGTAGAAAAACAATTAAAAAAAACAAAAGAATTAACAACAGATTCTAAAATATATTCAATGTATTTAAAAAAAGATGTGTATATAAAAATACTTGAGCAAGGGGATAAGGGTGTGGAATTATCTAAAAAAATATTGGATAAAATAGATAATAAAAATTATGATAATTTGAATGCACTTGCAGTTGACAATGTTGTAAATACGCTTGAGATGTATATAAATATACGGCAAAATCTAATAGTAAAATAA